One region of Solanum pennellii chromosome 6, SPENNV200 genomic DNA includes:
- the LOC107022340 gene encoding uncharacterized protein LOC107022340, protein MTSFEHNVMVALYWGGEIITDMNGFRYTECARMIISMSTSTTYVELVGLLHEKMGTYSENIHMDISGKYPCSIQGNNTRFIEFKIENDQSLLQFLFIPQKFADKIDINVLEMYVKTVSTDQNVAFQVSGHHGYHMNLLAQNYGLTTINQPHFVEPIVQPPFQQLLMHDHRSFGEGSSSQMHIDNSHMEYEARDIDINVDLYNDVNAEISDESSEEDEPPKDGDESEPDEDIDDIRDFSQNGVNLHNHDQGVSHDIPYFRTLENEEDIFMSTCESEMECCSVWSEQAKKDLKKGMLFSSKEKLKMAVTIWSLHKNKEFKVVTSTKSLWVVRCKFYNLLGCMWFLRGRQVGDKFWKIGKYVENHRCETEGLSSGHANLNTNLIASLLLNQIRKNPKFLVVDVISKVHENFGHQVTYRKAWLGRQRAFELVYGDFKKSFSDLPKFFAAFQHFNHGTIVEWKHEESMSSSEVKTFKFVFWAFKPCIDGFQTCRPVISVDGTHIYGKYEIKLLIAVGIDGNDNILPLAFAIVDKESKEAWKWFFRNLSAHVIKSRQNVCVISDRAKGILTSLQELRRFQEPRVFHRFCIRHLKSNFQSKFPNKDLSRLMWRAASAHQVRKFESMMWQIKEENIEAYAYLMEIPLDKWTVSHDDGKRWGVLTTNLSESFNGVLKKARGLPVTAMIRLSLEQTIERYTRRSQIAHQLAEQNELWTGRFKIKWEKNYESSKRHFVFDWNIPTGVYEVRSIQVDGTGGNPHCVSLNERKCDCGKWVNLHFPCSHVMKVTDRMGGLARNFVSEHFTIENYVATYSGSFSPIGHESYWPSPSFTMRSNEFYRRPNRPRTTRIHNEMDRSSTVYERACGLCRQTGHDRRQCPNRN, encoded by the exons ATGACGAGCTTTGAACATAATGTGATGGTTGCTTTGTATTGGGGTGGAGAAATAATTACGGATATGAACGGATTTAGGTATACTGAATGTGCTAGAATGATTATTAGCATGTCGACTTCAACTACCTATGTTGAATTGGTTGGATTGTTGCATGAGAAAATGGGAACATATAGTGAAAATATTCATATGGATATTTCTGGAAAATATCCATGTTCAATTCAAGGTAACAATACAAGGTTCATTGAGTTTAAAATTGAGAATGACCAATCTTTGTTACAATTTCTTTTCATACCTCAAAAATTTGCGGATAAGATTGATATAAATGTTTTGGAGATGTATGTAAAGACTGTATCGACAGATCAAAATGTTGCATTTCAAGTTAGTGGTCATCATGGTTATCACATGAATTTGTTGGCTCAAAATTATGGCCTTACCACGATCAATCAACCTCATTTTGTAGAACCGATTGTTCAACCaccatttcaacaattgttgaTGCATGATCATCGATCATTTGGTGAAGGCTCAAGTAGTCAAATGCATATTGATAATAGTCACATGGAATATGAGGCTAG agATATTGATATCAACGTTGATCTATATAATGATGTAAATGCTGAAATTAGTGATGAAAGTTCGGAGGAAGATGAACCTCCGAAAGATGGTGATGAAAGTGAACCTGATGAAGATATCGATGATATTAgagatttttctcaaaatggtGTAAATCTTCATAATCATGATCAGGGTGTGTCTCATGACATACCCTATTTCAGGACATTAGAGAATGAGGAAGACATTTTCATGTCTACATGTGAATCTGAGATGGAATGTTGTTCAGTTTGGTCTGAGCAAgcaaaaaaagatttaaaaaaaggtATGCTTTTTAGTAGtaaagaaaagttgaaaatggCTGTAACGATTTGGAGTTTGCACAAAAATAAGGAGTTCAAGGTGGTAACATCTACCAAAAGTCTATGGGTTGTGAGATGtaagttttataatttattGGGTTGCATGTGGTTTCTTCGAGGACGACAAGTTGGAGATAAATTTTGGAAGATAGGAAAATATGTTGAAAACCATAGATGTGAGACTGAGGGGCTTTCTAGCGGTCACGCCAACCTAAATACCAATTTGATTGCATCACTACTTCTaaatcaaattagaaaaaatcctAAGTTCTTGGTGGTAGATGTCATTTCAAAGGTTCATGAAAATTTTGGTCACCAAGTGACATATAGAAAAGCATGGCTTGGACGTCAACGCGCATTTGAATTGGTGTATGGTGACTTTAAGAAATCATTTAGTGACCTACCTAAATTTTTTGCAGCTTTTCAACACTTTAACCATGGAACAATTGTGGAATGGAAACACGAAGAGTCTATGAGTTCATCGGAggtaaaaacttttaaatttgtattttgggctttcaAGCCATGCATTGATGGATTCCAAACATGTCGCCCAGTTATTTCAGTAGATGGAACTCATATTTATGGAAAATATGAGATCAAATTATTAATTGCTGTTGGAATTGATGGAAATGATAACATTCTCCCTTTAGCGTTTGCTATTGTAGACAAAGAATCAAAAGAGGCATGGAAATGGTTTTTTAGAAATTTGAGTGCACATGTGATAAAAAGTAGACAAAATGTATGTGTTATATCTGATAGGGCAAAAGGAATCTTGACTAGTTTGCAGGAGTTGCGGCGATTTCAAGAGCCTCGAGTCTTCCATCGATTTTGCATAAGACATCTTAAGAGCAACTTTCAATCTAAATTTCCAAACAAGGACCTCAGCAGATTGATGTGGAGGGCTGCTTCAGCCCATCAAGTAAGGAAGTTTGAGTCCATGATGTGgcaaattaaagaagaaaatatcgAAGCATATGCATACCTCATGGAAATTCCCTTGGATAAATGGACTGTTAGCCATGATGATGGAAAAAGATGGGGAGTGTTGACAACAAATCTTTCAGAGTCATTCAATGGAGTGTTGAAAAAAGCACGAGGTTTGCCTGTCACTGCTATGATTAGACTTTCATTGGAGCAAACTATTGAACGGTATACCCGTAGGTCTCAAATAGCACACCAACTTGCAGAGCAAAATGAATTATGGACCGGGAGGTTCAAAATAAAGTGGGAGAAGAATTATGAAAGTTCAAAGAGGCACTTTGTTTTTGATTGGAATATACCCACAGGAGTATACGAGGTTAGATCTATACAAGTTGATGGTACTGGTGGTAATCCTCATTGTGTTTcactaaatgaaagaaaatgtgaTTGTGGAAAATGGGTTAATCTGCACTTCCCGTGTTCACATGTCATGAAGGTAACTGATAGAATGGGAGGGCTAGCTAGAAATTTTGTTAGCGAGCATTTCACAATAGAGAATTATGTTGCAACATATTCTGGGTCATTCTCACCAATTGGTCATGAGTCATATTGGCCATCTCCAAGTTTTACAATGAGAAGTAATGAATTCTATCGTCGTCCTAATCGGCCAAGGACAACTAGAATACATAATGAAATGGATCGTAGTTCTACAGTGTATGAGCGAGCTTGTGGATTATGCAGGCAGACAGGACATGATAGGCGTCAATGTCCCAATCGTAATTAA